One Pararge aegeria chromosome 4, ilParAegt1.1, whole genome shotgun sequence DNA segment encodes these proteins:
- the LOC120623295 gene encoding bromodomain-containing protein 3-like isoform X3, whose amino-acid sequence MQQAVDPLATTSTPSAEPVNGTPSDEAPRRQGRVTNQLQFLQKNVIKAVWKHRFAWPFHQPVDAKKLNLPDYHKIIKKPMDLGTIKKRLESNYYHSAQECIQDFNTMFTNCYVYNKPGEDVVVMAQTLEKLFLNRIAQMDKEEKELESPSNSNKSVVKKRTGSSTGGTVAGSAPSGPAASARATPSTPAKPAAPAPLPAFVGSTNTTTTPTLSAPVATPPATHTGLPQQVATQPSNFHVNQAAAQPVPTIPAVTLSQTQPAKVKKGVKRKADTTTPMGSSFEGGYTTPTIDQQSGPKPAKISTRRESGRQKKVSRVVEDGFKMDGLSPSVGGAGASHASLTPQMAKGKEKLSDALKSCNEILKELFSKKHSGYAWPFYKPVDAELLGLHDYFDIIKKPMDLGTVKQKMDTRAYKTAAEFAADVRLIFTNCYKYNPPDHDVVAMARKLQDVFEMRYAKIPDEPSHVGVPHIDKGSSASSSESGSESDTESDDSEEERNRAVKLLEKELLALQEKMRKLVEESSTKKKAKKKVKDKQKKQITNSAIPKTNAVATYNAKANNIGENLATSGVRGKTGSKRGAGGGGGGVAAAATGGAGAVKAAARGAPAKKKSSTPTAAPQHHTHHAPPHHAHQDSEDEDLAKPMSYDEKRQLSLDINKLPGDKLGKVVHIIQSREPSLRDSNPDEIEIDFETLKPSTLRELESYVASCLRKKTHRKVSGKSKDEQMAEKKQELEKRLQDVSGQLGTHKKQQPKKEGCKDGLGGGMSSSSSSSDSSNSSSSTDTSSSDSSDSEAGTGSGKPSKKKVKKQANQLPSQTKTVPPVIVSAPPAPAPPVAPVEPPPPADVKPAEVPEPAPSPPPTVKSQPAPPAPTVTPAPAPVIPPIVNVPDSSNVSVLREVESPKPPVKTEPRNGLDKVDASQYIDPIERSLASLERSLQADVPMDVSVGVSESSMRLDEFALPKPAIVPDVAHHTLMAQLGGLTDMTHVSEQIKNEMYVPPHNGFVEKNMQHEREMLRPDINTNVPSMTTSAPATSIFDPVYSAPLAHSVVAQSHQNMNVANVMPPVMKKEEVKPLLTPKPIEDLMGPNVVTNNMTDRVKYEMEKKAADDNKNSNFAQAFKLKQEQNLKNASSWSSLAQAGSPQSIPNLGTNNQIKQKPVMDTFQAFKKQAREKIDRQRALIEQQELRKKEQAERERQRQETERRHPEEEKMSALCRVGVSARKPESAEVSSPSVSPVARGSPPAAPAAPPPAAPDKPPASERERLRQREQERRRREAMAGMIDMNMQSDMMAAFEESL is encoded by the exons ATGCAGCAGGCAGTCGATCCTCTTGCTACAACAAGCACT CCGTCGGCGGAACCCGTGAACGGGACGCCCTCGGACGAGGCTCCGCGTCGACAAGGCCGAGTGACCAATCAGCTGCAGTTCCTCCAGAAGAACGTAATTAAGGCCGTGTGGAAGCATCGATTCGCATGGCCTTTTCACCAACCCGTGGATGCAAAGAAATTAAACCTTCCT GATTACCACAAAATCATTAAGAAGCCTATGGACTTGGGCACCATCAAGAAACGCTTAGAGTCAAACTACTATCATTCAGCTCAAGAATGTATTCAGGATTTCAATACAATGTTCACGAATTGTTACGTCTACAACAAACCTGGAGAGGATGTAGTCGTAATGGCGCAGACTTTAGAAAAACTGTTTCTAAATCGG ATAGCGCAAATGGACAAAGAGGAAAAAGAGCTTGAATCGCCATCGAACAGCAACAAAAGCGTGGTAAAGAAACGCACGGGTAGCTCGACTGGCGGCACTGTGGCGGGCTCTGCGCCGTCCGGGCCGGCGGCTAGCGCCCGGGCTACCCCCTCCACGCCCGCCAAGCCGGCCGCGCCCGCACCGCTGCCCGCGTTCGTGGGCTCCACCAACACCACCACAACGCCAACGTTGAGTGCGCCCGTTGCTACGCCGCCCGCCACACACACGGGCCTGCCGCAGCAG GTAGCGACGCAACCTTCAAATTTCCATGTGAACCAAGCGGCCGCGCAACCGGTTCCAACAATACCGGCTGTCACGCTGTCACAGACCCAACCCGCAAAG GTGAAAAAAGGTGTGAAAAGAAAAGCTGACACAACGACGCCTATGGGTAGCTCATTTGAAGGCGGCTATACAACCCCTACTATCGACCAACAGAGCGGACCTAAGCCGGCGAAAATTTCAACAAGAAGGGAAAGTGGAAGACAAAAGAAG GTGAGTCGAGTGGTTGAGGATGGGTTTAAAATGGATGGTCTATCGCCGAGCGTGGGCGGTGCGGGCGCGTCCCACGCCTCGCTTACGCCGCAGATGGCAAAGGGCAAGGAGAAGCTCTCTGACGCGCTTAAAAGCTGCAATGAGATACTCAAGGAGCTATTTTCCAAAAAGCATTCG GGTTATGCATGGCCGTTTTATAAACCTGTGGACGCGGAATTGCTAGGTCTACatgattattttgatattattaagaAACCTATGGACCTTGGGACAGTCAAACAAAAGATGGATACTAGAGCTTACAAAACGGCTGCAGAATTCGCAGCGGATGTTCGTTTAATATTTACGAACTGCTACAAATATAATCCGCCCGATCACGACGTGGTTGCGATGGCTAGAAAACTTCAAGACGTTTTTGAAATGAG ATATGCGAAGATTCCCGATGAACCAAGTCATGTAGGAGTGCCACATATAGATAAAGGAAGTTCTGCATCTAGTTCAGAATCGGGCTCGGAGTCAGACACAGAATCAGACGACTCAGAGGAAGAAAGGAACAGGGCAGTGAAATTATTAGAAAAGGAACTTCTTGCGTTACAAGAAAAGATGAGAAAACTTGTCGAAGAATCAAGTACCAAAAAAAAGGCGAAAAAGAAAGTTAAAGATAAACAGAAAAAACAAATCACAAACAGTGCAATCCCTAAAACAAATGCTGTCGCTACGTACAATGCTAAAGCTAACAATATTGGCGAAAACTTAG CGACGAGCGGAGTCCGCGGTAAGACTGGCAGCAAGCGCGGCGCTGGTGGCGGTGGGGGTGGGGTGGCGGCGGCGGCAACGGGTGGTGCGGGCGCGGTCAAGGCGGCGGCTCGCGGCGCGCCTGCCAAGAAGAAGAGCTCCACGCCCACGGCTGCGCCACAGCATCACACCCACCACGCGCCACCGCACCACGCGCACCAGGACTCCGAGGATGAGGACCTCGCCAAGCCCATGTCCTATGACGAGAAGCGGCAGCTCTCGCTCGACATCAACAAACTACCCG gCGACAAACTCGGAAAAGTAGTTCACATAATTCAGAGTAGAGAGCCTTCACTAAGGGACTCCAATCCGGATGAAATCGAGATTGATTTCGAAACATTAAAACCATCTACGCTTAGAGAGTTAGAAAGCTATGTAGCATCCTGTCTTCGGAAGAAAACGC ATCGAAAGGTGTCTGGTAAATCTAAAGATGAACAAATGGCTGAAAAGAAACAAGAATTAGAAAAACGGTTACAAGATGTATCAGGGCAATTAGGAACGCATAAGAAACAACAACCTAAAAAAG AAGGCTGCAAGGACGGCCTCGGCGGCGGCATGTCGTCGTCGTCCAGCTCGTCCGACTCGTCCAACTCATCGTCCAGTACTGACACCAGCTCGTCCGACAGCAGCGACAGCGAAGCAG gcaccGGCTCGGGAAAGCCTTCCAAGAAAAAGGTCAAAAAGCAGGCTAATCAGCTTCCATCACAAACT AAAACTGTACCGCCTGTCATAGTAAGTGCACCACCCGCGCCCGCTCCCCCGGTTGCGCCCGTTGAGCCGCCACCGCCCGCAGACGTTAAGCCAGCAGAAGTTCCAGAACCGGCGCCGTCGCCCCCACCCACAGTCAAAAGTCAACCCGCCCCGCCTGCCCCGACAGTCACTCCCGCTCCCGCGCCCGTGATCCCACCCATCGTCAACGTTCCTGATTCTTCAAACGTATCCGTTCTAAGGGAAGTGGAAAGCCCGAAACCTCCTGTAAAAACGGAACCACGGAACGGACTCGACAAAGTGGATGCTTCACAGTACATTGATCCCATCGAGCGGTCACTGGCCAGTCTCGAGCGGAGTCTTCAAGCCGACGTACCTATGGACGTAAGTGTTGGCGTGTCTGAGTCGTCGATGCGCCTCGATGAGTTCGCGCTGCCTAAACCGGCAATTGTACCTGATGTGGCTCACCATACCTTGATGGCTCAGCTGGGCGGGCTAACTGATATGACGCATGTTTCGGAGCAGATTAAGAACGAAATGTACGTCCCGCCCCACAACGGTTTCGTGGAAAAAAACATGCAACACGAACGCGAGATGCTAAGGCCAGACATTAATACTAACGTGCCCAGTATGACGACGAGTGCACCAGCGACCTCTATCTTCGATCCTGTGTACTCAGCGCCATTGGCTCATTCGGTGGTCGCGCAGTCCCACCAGAACATGAACGTGGCCAATGTGATGCCACCGGTGATGAAGAAAGAGGAAGTTAAACCGCTGTTGACGCCGAAGCCTATCGAAGACCTCATGGGGCCGAACGTGGTGACGAACAATATGACTGATAGAGTCAAATACGAAATGGAGAAAAAGGCGGCGGACGATAACAAAAATTCTAATTTTGCTCAAGCCTTTAAACTGAAACAGGAACAGAATTTGAAGAATGCTAGTTCTTGGTCGTCGTTGGCCCAAGCTGGTAGTCCACAAAGTATACCCAATTTGGGAACCAACAATCAAATTAAGCAGAAACCTGTCATGGACACCTTTCAA GCATTTAAGAAACAGGCTCGTGAAAAGATAGACAGGCAACGAGCGCTTATAGAGCAGCAGGAGCTGCGAAAGAAGGAACAAGCGGAAAGAGAGAGACAACGACAAGAAACAGAAAGGCGGCACCCTGAAGAGGAAAAAATGAG CGCACTGTGCAGGGTGGGCGTGAGCGCGCGCAAGCCCGAGAGCGCCGAGGTGTCGTCGCCGTCAGTGTCGCCAGTAGCGCGTGGCTCGCCACCCGCCGCGCCTGCCGCACCCCCGCCGGCCGCGCCCGACAAGCCGCCCGCATCCGAGCGAGAGCGCCTGCGCCAACGTGAACAGGAGCGGCGGCGGCGAGAAGCG ATGGCTGGCATGATAGACATGAACATGCAAAGTGATATGATGGCAGCATTCGAAGAGTCGCTGTAA